In one window of Hyla sarda isolate aHylSar1 chromosome 1, aHylSar1.hap1, whole genome shotgun sequence DNA:
- the LOC130271476 gene encoding uncharacterized protein LOC130271476 isoform X1 — MRGKHWTTLTLSDVEEKTGKGLTEVLQKHSLSLSDCRGQSYDNGSNMMGHKQGVQARILQLNSKAFCIPCSSHTLNLVVADATKSSVLSIAFFGVLKRLYNLFSSSVQHWAVLKEHVKQLTLKLLSTSRCEAGIDSNLDMEMTLSEKRQHKKKRQSLYEGTEDTQSTPDETFRRDFFLPMVDTALRSLSDRFSRLKGVYDLYDFLFSKDNMKETINNGKLHERCKKLEQTLHDIDADDLALEINFSLYTFPDHTTTSPFDMLNYIYSEKLLDLYSK, encoded by the exons ATGCGTGGGAAGCACTGGACcacgttaaccctttcag ATGTTGAAGAAAAAACTGGTAAGGGCCTAACTGAAGTCCTGCAGAAACACAGCCTTAGTCTTTCTGACTGCCGTGGTCAGTCTTATGACAATGGCAGCAATATGATGGGCCATAAACAGGGTGTTCAGGCAAGAATTTTGCAATTGAACAGCAAAGCATTTTGCATTCCATGCAGCAGTCATACACTTAACCTGGTTGTGGCAGATGCTACCAAGTCCTCAGTGCTGTCCATCGCCTTCTTTGGTGTGTTAAAAAGACTCTATAACTTATTCAGTTCCTCTGTGCAACACTGGGCAGTTCTAAAGGAACATGTAAAGCAGCTCACTTTAAAACTTTTGTCAACATCAAGATGTGAAGCTGGAATTGACTCGAATCTGGATATGGAAATGACCCTTTCTGAGAAAAGGCAGCATAAAAAGAAAAGACAGTCTCTATATGAAGGTACAGAGGACACTCAGTCTACTCCAGATGAGACTTTCAGAAGAGATTTCTTTCTGCCCATGGTTGACACAGCCCTCAGAAGCCTAAGTGACAGGTTTTCAAGATTGAAGGGTGTTTATGACCTTTATGACTTTCTGTTCTCAAAGGACAACATGAAGGAGACAATAAACAATGGAAAGCTTCATGAACGATGCAAAAAATTGGAACAAACCCTCCATGACATTGATGCTGATGACTTGGCCCTTGAGATCAATTTCTCTCTCTACACTTTTCCAGACCATACAACCACTTCCCCATTCGACATGCTTAATTACATATACAGTGAGAAGCTACTGGATTTGTACagtaaataa
- the LOC130271476 gene encoding uncharacterized protein LOC130271476 isoform X2, producing the protein MMGHKQGVQARILQLNSKAFCIPCSSHTLNLVVADATKSSVLSIAFFGVLKRLYNLFSSSVQHWAVLKEHVKQLTLKLLSTSRCEAGIDSNLDMEMTLSEKRQHKKKRQSLYEGTEDTQSTPDETFRRDFFLPMVDTALRSLSDRFSRLKGVYDLYDFLFSKDNMKETINNGKLHERCKKLEQTLHDIDADDLALEINFSLYTFPDHTTTSPFDMLNYIYSEKLLDLYSK; encoded by the coding sequence ATGATGGGCCATAAACAGGGTGTTCAGGCAAGAATTTTGCAATTGAACAGCAAAGCATTTTGCATTCCATGCAGCAGTCATACACTTAACCTGGTTGTGGCAGATGCTACCAAGTCCTCAGTGCTGTCCATCGCCTTCTTTGGTGTGTTAAAAAGACTCTATAACTTATTCAGTTCCTCTGTGCAACACTGGGCAGTTCTAAAGGAACATGTAAAGCAGCTCACTTTAAAACTTTTGTCAACATCAAGATGTGAAGCTGGAATTGACTCGAATCTGGATATGGAAATGACCCTTTCTGAGAAAAGGCAGCATAAAAAGAAAAGACAGTCTCTATATGAAGGTACAGAGGACACTCAGTCTACTCCAGATGAGACTTTCAGAAGAGATTTCTTTCTGCCCATGGTTGACACAGCCCTCAGAAGCCTAAGTGACAGGTTTTCAAGATTGAAGGGTGTTTATGACCTTTATGACTTTCTGTTCTCAAAGGACAACATGAAGGAGACAATAAACAATGGAAAGCTTCATGAACGATGCAAAAAATTGGAACAAACCCTCCATGACATTGATGCTGATGACTTGGCCCTTGAGATCAATTTCTCTCTCTACACTTTTCCAGACCATACAACCACTTCCCCATTCGACATGCTTAATTACATATACAGTGAGAAGCTACTGGATTTGTACagtaaataa